From a single Macrobrachium rosenbergii isolate ZJJX-2024 chromosome 9, ASM4041242v1, whole genome shotgun sequence genomic region:
- the LOC136842000 gene encoding putative uncharacterized protein DDB_G0281733, translated as MNRQTTKIDGQNEQANRDCQNEQTKRGRQNEQTNRDHRKEQIDRDRQNEQTKRELQNEETNSDHQSEQTKRDCQNKQDNRDHRNEQTKRDRQNEQDNRDRRNEQTKETAKINSQTDHRNEQTNRDCQNEQTKKDLENKQAKRDLQNEQTNRDNRNEQITRDRQNEQTNRDNRNEQTKRDCQMNRPTEMVEMNRPNEILKINRPKETVKINGPKEIVKMNRPTETIEMNRPKEFFENRRCLQTKIDPKRTFRR; from the exons ATGAACAGACAAACA ACCAAAATAGATGGTCAAAATGAACAGGCCAACAGAGATTGTCAAAATGAACAGACCAAAAGAGGTCGTCAAAATGAACAGACTAACAGAGACCATCGAAAAGAACAGATCGACAGAGACCGTCAAAATGAACAGACCAAAAGAGAACTTCAAAATGAAGAGACCAACAGTGACCATCAAAGTGAACAGACCAAAAGAGATTGTCAAAATAAACAGGATAACAGAGACCATCGAAATGAACAGACCAAAAGAGATCGTCAAAACGAACAGGACAACAGAGACCGTCGAAATGAACAGACCAAAGAGACCGCCAAAATAAACAGTCAAACAGACCATCGAAATGAACAGACCAATAGAGACTGTCAAAATGAACAAACCAAAAAAGATCTTGAAAATAAACAGGCCAAAAGAGATCTTCAAAATGAACAGACCAACAGAGACAATCGAAATGAACAGATCACAAGAGATCGTCAAAATGAACAGACCAACAGAGACAATCGAAATGAACAGACCAAAAGAGATTGTCAAATGAACAGACCAACAGAGATGGTCGAAATGAACAGACCaaatgaaatcttgaaaataaacagACCAAAAGAGACCGTGAAAATAAATGGACCAAAAGAGATCGTCAAAATGAACAGGCCAACAGAGACCATCGAAATGAACAGACCAAAAGAGTTCTTTGAAAACCGCCGTTGTTTGCA AACAAAAATAGATCCGAAGCGGACTTTCAGAAGATAA